A region from the Saccharomonospora azurea NA-128 genome encodes:
- a CDS encoding amidase: MRRTFTGALAIVSGMSVALSLLAAVPATAASPEPAPETDVVGRTVADLRHLLDDGSVTSVQLVDAYLRRIEAFDPDRPDRPGLRAVISVNPAARADAARLDAERAAGRVRGPLHGVPVVVKDNIDTRDLPTTSGSAALRGLRAPDDATQVARLRAAGAVVLAKTNLHEYAMSIYTVSSLGGQTRNPYDPSRHPGGSSGGTAAAVAAALAPAGFGTDTCGSVRIPAAHNNLVGVRPTLGLSSRDGVASLAGTQDTVGPLTVSVEDAALLLDATVGYDPADPVTEAARGRVPDSYTDGLRRGAVAGARLGVVTDYLDTEGRAAQTSALVRAAAADLENLGAEVVELGPQEGLMDAAGAANRVRHEFERDLNAYLADSARGMPRRLAHLAPPRDELTLADIVASGEVTPSVLDTLRAWVDSPSLPNPEYEEALRQRDRLRDLLTELLRRHDLDALVYPSISEPPTPIGVEQSYRNCRLAAFSGFPAVSVPAGFTADGLPVGVELLGAPFSEPALLGYAYDYEQATRHRTPPAGTPPLPSAR, encoded by the coding sequence GTGCGACGCACGTTCACCGGTGCTCTCGCGATCGTCTCCGGGATGTCGGTCGCCCTGTCCCTGCTGGCCGCCGTTCCCGCCACCGCGGCGTCCCCCGAACCGGCGCCGGAGACGGACGTGGTCGGACGGACGGTGGCCGATCTGCGCCACCTGCTCGACGACGGCTCGGTCACCTCGGTGCAGCTCGTCGACGCCTACCTTCGCCGCATCGAGGCCTTCGACCCCGACCGTCCCGATCGGCCCGGACTTCGGGCCGTCATCAGCGTCAACCCCGCGGCGCGGGCCGACGCGGCCCGCCTCGACGCCGAACGCGCCGCAGGTCGGGTTCGCGGACCGCTGCACGGTGTCCCCGTGGTGGTCAAGGACAACATCGACACGCGTGATCTGCCCACCACGAGCGGATCCGCCGCGCTCCGGGGGCTGCGGGCACCGGACGACGCGACGCAGGTGGCGCGCCTGCGGGCGGCGGGCGCCGTCGTGCTCGCCAAGACGAACCTGCACGAGTACGCGATGAGCATCTACACCGTGTCCTCCCTCGGCGGGCAGACGCGCAACCCGTACGACCCGAGCCGGCACCCCGGCGGGTCGAGCGGAGGGACGGCCGCCGCCGTGGCCGCCGCGCTCGCTCCGGCGGGGTTCGGCACGGACACGTGCGGGTCGGTGCGCATCCCCGCCGCGCACAACAACCTCGTCGGGGTGCGGCCGACGCTCGGCCTGTCCAGTCGCGACGGGGTCGCGTCCCTGGCGGGAACACAGGACACCGTCGGCCCTCTCACCGTGTCGGTGGAGGACGCGGCGCTGCTGCTCGACGCGACCGTGGGCTACGACCCGGCCGACCCGGTCACGGAGGCCGCGCGCGGCCGCGTGCCCGACTCGTACACGGACGGGTTGCGCCGGGGCGCGGTGGCGGGCGCCCGGTTGGGCGTCGTCACCGACTACCTGGACACCGAGGGCCGCGCCGCGCAGACCAGTGCGCTCGTGCGTGCCGCCGCGGCGGATCTGGAGAACCTCGGGGCCGAGGTCGTGGAGCTGGGGCCACAGGAAGGTCTCATGGACGCCGCGGGTGCGGCCAACCGCGTGCGGCACGAGTTCGAGCGCGATCTGAACGCCTACCTCGCCGACTCCGCACGGGGCATGCCCCGTCGCCTGGCGCACCTGGCACCGCCCCGCGACGAACTCACGCTCGCCGACATCGTGGCGTCGGGCGAGGTGACGCCGAGCGTGCTCGACACCCTGCGGGCCTGGGTGGACAGTCCCTCGCTGCCCAACCCGGAGTACGAGGAGGCGCTACGGCAGCGCGACCGGTTGCGGGACCTGCTCACCGAACTCCTGCGGCGACACGACCTCGACGCGCTCGTGTACCCGTCGATCAGCGAGCCACCGACCCCGATCGGGGTGGAACAGTCCTATCGCAACTGCCGGCTCGCGGCGTTCAGCGGCTTCCCCGCGGTCAGCGTCCCGGCGGGATTCACCGCCGACGGGCTCCCCGTGGGCGTGGAGCTGCTGGGCGCGCCGTTCTCCGAACCGGCGCTGCTGGGCTACGCCTACGACTACGAACAGGCGACGCGACACCGCACGCCTCCGGCGGGCACCCCGCCGTTGCCTTCGGCGCGGTGA
- a CDS encoding N-acetyltransferase — protein MSGSGPRFQTLSADEVTTLFADAAHGVYPAADWSVWVAPPCGPAAAVVAFTGCFLVTAPVDLPWWQRVLADPEVDPLHPRVLLSLAEHLGTTVGENDAVLVAPPALGMSVAPRVRLLPFDDGHPRVTRSRRFRDDVQAWTTAEGDGLLVLGRGLAGRWEMSMDVVPNSRARGLGRALASAARSRVPRGEPLFAQVTPGNAASMRALLAAGYRPIGQEVLFPLRRG, from the coding sequence ATGAGCGGGTCAGGACCGCGGTTCCAGACCCTGAGCGCCGACGAGGTCACCACGCTGTTCGCGGACGCGGCGCACGGCGTGTACCCGGCGGCCGACTGGTCGGTATGGGTGGCGCCGCCGTGCGGTCCCGCGGCCGCGGTGGTGGCCTTCACCGGGTGCTTCCTCGTCACCGCGCCCGTCGACCTGCCGTGGTGGCAGCGGGTGCTCGCCGACCCGGAGGTCGACCCGCTGCATCCGAGGGTGCTGCTCTCGCTCGCCGAACACCTCGGTACCACGGTCGGGGAGAACGACGCCGTGCTCGTGGCCCCGCCCGCCCTCGGGATGTCGGTCGCGCCGCGGGTCCGGCTGCTGCCGTTCGACGACGGACATCCGCGCGTGACCCGCTCACGCCGCTTCCGCGACGACGTGCAGGCCTGGACCACCGCCGAGGGTGACGGCCTTCTGGTGCTGGGGCGTGGTCTGGCCGGGCGCTGGGAGATGAGCATGGACGTCGTGCCGAACTCCCGCGCACGGGGGCTCGGGCGCGCGCTCGCCTCGGCCGCCCGCAGCCGCGTGCCTCGCGGCGAACCGCTCTTCGCACAGGTCACCCCCGGCAACGCCGCCTCGATGCGCGCCCTGTTGGCCGCGGGGTACCGGCCGATCGGCCAGGAGGTGCTGTTTCCCCTGCGCCGCGGCTGA
- a CDS encoding TRAP transporter permease has protein sequence MAQDTEGTRDAPAASPSHPTDTQEAQARAYDRESRYRTRLGPWKWVVTVLGTALTLFQLYTALFGTFTSVIQGAVHVGMALSLVYLLYPAKKEWAGRPGVPLYDVVLCALALLANGYIVVDYERLTTQAVVFGFTPFDVVVATAAIALILEATRRCVGLPIVVIAVAALAYGYFGPSMPIFAHPGFTFDSLVAESVYSSTSVFGTPVQVSSTFIFLFLFFGVVLVKTNIGQFFNDLAFGLTGRYTGGTAKAAVVASGLQGMVSGSSVANTVASGSFTIPMMKRAGFRPHVAGAAEATASTGGQLVPPMMGAAVFIMGEYTGIPYNELILYAIVPAVLYYLGVFSGVHFEALRTGVLGSPKEQLPRLRGLLGRAYLLAPLVVIVGLLLAGRSPANAALFGIAAALLVSLVRADTRLSPRRFAQLFEAGARAALPVIAACASAGIIAGTVTRTGLGGKLAGGIVDLAGGSFVLILILTMVACLVLGMGLPTTANYVVTATVAAPILVALGVPVVAAHFFVFFFGIVADITPPVCLAAYAGAGLAGANPMRTGLTAFKLAAPAFLVPYVFVLEPQLLLQDPTFGVFTVTLVTAVVGIVAVAAGLVGFAPDAGPVLRIGLVLGGLAAIHPDPWVSLVGFVVIAAVVVARRWGRTGRGGRGPEAAVG, from the coding sequence ATGGCCCAGGACACCGAAGGCACTCGGGACGCTCCCGCCGCGTCACCGTCCCACCCGACCGACACGCAGGAGGCACAGGCCCGCGCGTACGACCGCGAAAGCCGCTACCGCACCCGGCTCGGGCCGTGGAAGTGGGTCGTCACGGTGCTCGGCACCGCCCTGACGCTGTTCCAGCTCTACACGGCACTGTTCGGCACCTTCACCTCGGTGATCCAGGGTGCGGTGCACGTCGGCATGGCCCTGAGCCTGGTGTACCTGCTGTACCCGGCGAAGAAGGAGTGGGCGGGCAGACCCGGGGTGCCGCTCTACGACGTGGTGCTGTGCGCGCTCGCGCTGCTGGCCAACGGCTACATCGTCGTGGACTACGAGCGGTTGACGACGCAGGCTGTGGTCTTCGGCTTCACGCCGTTCGACGTGGTCGTGGCCACCGCCGCCATCGCGTTGATCCTGGAGGCCACGCGCCGCTGCGTCGGCCTGCCCATCGTGGTGATCGCCGTGGCCGCGCTCGCCTACGGCTACTTCGGGCCGTCCATGCCGATCTTCGCCCACCCCGGCTTCACGTTCGACTCGCTGGTGGCGGAGTCGGTCTACAGCTCGACGTCGGTGTTCGGCACCCCGGTGCAGGTGTCGTCGACGTTCATCTTCCTGTTCCTGTTCTTCGGGGTCGTCCTGGTCAAGACCAACATCGGGCAGTTCTTCAACGACCTCGCCTTCGGCCTCACCGGCCGATACACCGGCGGCACGGCCAAGGCCGCCGTGGTGGCCAGCGGGCTGCAGGGCATGGTGTCGGGCAGTTCGGTGGCCAACACCGTCGCCTCCGGGTCGTTCACCATCCCGATGATGAAGCGCGCGGGGTTCCGGCCTCACGTCGCGGGCGCGGCGGAGGCCACCGCCTCCACGGGCGGGCAGCTCGTGCCGCCGATGATGGGCGCGGCCGTGTTCATCATGGGCGAGTACACGGGCATCCCGTACAACGAACTGATCCTGTACGCGATCGTGCCCGCCGTCCTGTACTACCTGGGCGTGTTCAGCGGGGTGCACTTCGAGGCGCTGCGGACCGGGGTACTCGGCTCGCCGAAGGAGCAGCTGCCGCGCCTGCGGGGCCTGCTCGGCCGCGCGTACCTGCTCGCGCCGCTCGTGGTGATCGTCGGTCTGTTGCTCGCGGGCCGCTCACCGGCCAACGCCGCCCTGTTCGGCATCGCCGCCGCGCTGCTCGTGAGTCTCGTCCGGGCCGACACCCGGCTGTCGCCCCGGCGGTTCGCGCAGCTGTTCGAGGCCGGCGCCCGCGCGGCACTGCCCGTGATCGCGGCCTGCGCGAGTGCGGGCATCATCGCGGGCACGGTCACACGCACCGGACTCGGCGGCAAGCTCGCGGGCGGCATCGTCGACCTCGCGGGCGGCAGCTTCGTCCTCATCCTGATCCTCACGATGGTGGCGTGCCTGGTGCTGGGCATGGGCCTGCCGACGACCGCGAACTACGTCGTCACCGCCACGGTCGCCGCGCCGATCCTCGTGGCGCTCGGCGTGCCCGTGGTGGCCGCCCACTTCTTCGTCTTCTTCTTCGGCATCGTCGCCGACATCACGCCGCCGGTGTGCCTCGCCGCGTACGCGGGCGCCGGGCTCGCGGGCGCCAACCCCATGCGCACGGGCCTGACGGCGTTCAAGCTCGCGGCACCGGCGTTCCTGGTGCCGTACGTGTTCGTGCTCGAACCGCAGCTGCTCCTGCAGGACCCGACGTTCGGCGTCTTCACCGTCACGCTCGTGACCGCCGTGGTGGGCATCGTGGCGGTGGCGGCCGGGCTCGTCGGCTTCGCGCCCGACGCCGGTCCCGTCCTCCGAATCGGCCTGGTCCTGGGTGGACTGGCCGCCATCCACCCGGATCCGTGGGTGTCGCTGGTCGGGTTCGTCGTGATCGCGGCCGTCGTCGTCGCACGCCGGTGGGGCCGCACGGGCCGGGGCGGTCGCGGGCCGGAGGCCGCGGTCGGATGA
- a CDS encoding TAXI family TRAP transporter solute-binding subunit — MRTATRSGRGGGLAVTAMVAAVAMTAACSGGGGGGGVTTDLQLGTGSTGGVYYPLGQEYASIFVDTIEVEGLNVTAVETGASVENLAKIARGELQLGIAQHNTAQNAVTGSGEFEGAKVENVGLLGKLYPEAAQIITLESTGIDSVDDLRGKTVAIGPPGGGTREAAEQILAAYGLEEGSYTALEEGFADAKTKLQDGNADASIEVLGVPAASLQELHATTGGVTLVPLGGPELDTIAENSDFEKYEIPAGTYDFLDEPVPTVSVFASLYASTTQVSEELGYELTKALYEHADDLTLAQKELITVEEATVGQGDVPLHPGARKYLAEQGLLD, encoded by the coding sequence GTGCGGACAGCGACACGTTCCGGGCGTGGTGGCGGCCTCGCGGTCACGGCGATGGTCGCGGCGGTGGCGATGACGGCGGCCTGTTCCGGAGGCGGGGGCGGTGGCGGAGTCACCACCGACCTTCAGCTCGGCACCGGCAGCACCGGTGGCGTGTACTACCCGCTCGGGCAGGAGTACGCGAGCATCTTCGTCGACACCATCGAGGTCGAGGGCCTGAACGTCACCGCCGTGGAGACCGGGGCGTCGGTGGAGAACCTCGCCAAGATCGCCCGCGGCGAACTGCAACTCGGGATCGCACAGCACAACACGGCGCAGAACGCCGTCACCGGCAGTGGCGAGTTCGAGGGCGCGAAGGTCGAGAACGTCGGTCTGCTCGGCAAGCTCTACCCGGAGGCGGCGCAGATCATCACCCTGGAGTCCACGGGCATCGACTCGGTGGACGACCTGCGCGGAAAGACCGTCGCGATCGGCCCTCCCGGCGGAGGTACCCGCGAGGCGGCGGAGCAGATCCTGGCGGCCTACGGCCTGGAGGAGGGCTCCTACACCGCGTTGGAGGAAGGCTTCGCCGACGCCAAGACCAAGCTGCAGGACGGCAACGCCGACGCCTCCATCGAGGTGCTCGGTGTCCCCGCGGCGAGCCTGCAGGAACTGCACGCCACCACGGGCGGCGTCACGCTCGTCCCCCTCGGCGGACCCGAGCTCGACACCATCGCGGAGAACAGCGACTTCGAGAAGTACGAGATCCCCGCGGGCACCTACGACTTCCTCGACGAGCCGGTTCCCACGGTCTCGGTGTTCGCGTCCCTGTACGCCTCCACCACCCAGGTGAGCGAGGAGCTCGGCTACGAACTGACGAAGGCCCTCTACGAACACGCGGACGACCTGACGCTGGCGCAGAAGGAGCTCATCACGGTCGAGGAAGCCACGGTCGGCCAGGGTGACGTGCCGCTGCATCCCGGTGCGCGCAAGTACCTCGCGGAGCAGGGCCTGCTCGACTGA
- the ggt gene encoding gamma-glutamyltransferase: MSPRATRPRRQRLVAGLTAVGVTASLTALVSPTAAAHPRHLDKQPVAVGSGGAVSSVDPYATEIGLEVLRRGGNATDAAVATAAALGVTEPYSAGIGGGGFFVHYDAATGDVETIDGRENAPAAMPHDAFIDPETSQPYPFFPDMVTSGVSVGVPGTPATWDAALREWGTYSLAQALRPAVQLARRGFEVDEEFREQTLDNAERFSAIEPTAELFLPGGDAPAVGSVFRNRDLAHTYSELGRRGVDWFYTGPIAGEIAETVQNPPRSGDTNLPVPAGHLTAEDMADYAVERPEATPHEYRGYEVVGMAPPSSGGTTVGEMLNILERFDLASMTTDEALHHYLEASALAYADRGRYSGDNRFVDVPVEELLSDDFAAERACELDPTTAADKPVAAGTADGDYDPTCERTDTELVERPDTEGPSTTHLSVVDRWGNVVAYTLTIEQTGGSGITVPGRGFLLNNELTDFSHVYDPEDPNRIEGGKRPRSSMSPTIVLRDGEPWLALGSPGGSTIITTVAQTLINRIDLGMDLPAALAAPRATQRNTVTVSAEPGFRDAHGAALEAYGHAFSTTSQLGAAAAVEVLPDGEVQAVAEPERRGGGAAGVVYPRR, translated from the coding sequence ATGTCCCCGAGGGCCACGCGGCCACGCCGACAGCGCTTGGTGGCCGGACTGACCGCGGTGGGAGTGACGGCGAGCCTCACGGCGCTCGTGTCCCCGACCGCGGCGGCACACCCGAGGCACCTCGACAAGCAGCCGGTCGCGGTGGGTTCCGGGGGAGCGGTCAGTTCGGTCGACCCGTACGCGACCGAGATCGGTCTGGAGGTACTGCGCCGGGGCGGCAACGCCACCGACGCCGCCGTGGCGACGGCCGCCGCGCTCGGGGTCACCGAGCCGTACAGCGCCGGGATCGGCGGCGGAGGCTTCTTCGTCCACTACGACGCCGCGACCGGGGACGTCGAGACCATCGACGGCCGGGAGAACGCGCCGGCGGCCATGCCGCACGACGCGTTCATCGACCCGGAGACGTCGCAGCCCTACCCGTTCTTCCCGGACATGGTCACCAGCGGGGTGTCCGTGGGCGTGCCCGGGACACCCGCCACGTGGGACGCGGCTTTGCGGGAGTGGGGAACGTACTCGCTGGCCCAGGCGCTGCGCCCCGCCGTCCAACTCGCCAGGCGCGGCTTCGAGGTGGACGAGGAGTTCCGCGAGCAGACCCTCGACAACGCCGAGCGGTTCTCGGCGATCGAGCCCACCGCCGAGCTGTTCCTGCCCGGCGGTGACGCTCCCGCCGTCGGCTCGGTGTTCCGGAACCGCGACCTCGCGCACACCTACTCCGAACTCGGCCGCAGGGGCGTCGACTGGTTCTACACCGGACCGATCGCCGGCGAGATCGCCGAGACCGTGCAGAACCCGCCCCGCAGCGGTGACACGAACCTGCCCGTCCCGGCGGGACACCTCACCGCCGAGGACATGGCCGACTACGCCGTGGAGCGTCCCGAGGCCACCCCCCACGAGTACCGCGGCTACGAGGTCGTCGGCATGGCACCGCCGTCGAGCGGAGGCACCACCGTCGGGGAGATGCTCAACATCCTCGAACGGTTCGACCTCGCGTCGATGACCACGGACGAGGCCCTGCACCACTACCTGGAGGCGTCCGCGCTCGCCTACGCCGACCGGGGCCGCTACTCCGGTGACAACCGGTTCGTGGACGTCCCGGTCGAGGAGCTGCTGTCGGACGACTTCGCCGCCGAACGCGCCTGCGAGCTCGATCCCACCACGGCGGCCGACAAACCCGTCGCGGCGGGCACGGCCGACGGCGACTACGACCCCACCTGCGAGCGCACCGACACCGAGCTCGTCGAGCGACCGGACACGGAAGGACCGTCCACCACACACCTGTCCGTCGTGGACCGCTGGGGCAACGTCGTGGCCTACACGCTGACGATCGAGCAGACCGGTGGCAGCGGGATCACCGTGCCGGGCCGCGGATTCCTGCTCAATAACGAGCTGACCGACTTCAGCCACGTGTACGACCCCGAGGACCCGAACCGCATCGAGGGCGGCAAGCGGCCGAGGTCGTCGATGTCGCCGACCATCGTGCTGCGCGACGGTGAACCCTGGCTCGCGCTCGGCTCGCCCGGCGGATCCACGATCATCACCACGGTCGCCCAGACGTTGATCAACCGCATCGATCTCGGCATGGACCTCCCGGCCGCGCTCGCGGCGCCTCGCGCGACCCAGCGCAACACCGTCACCGTGTCGGCCGAACCCGGATTCCGCGACGCCCACGGTGCCGCCTTGGAGGCCTACGGGCACGCGTTCTCGACCACGTCGCAACTGGGGGCCGCCGCGGCCGTCGAAGTCCTGCCGGACGGTGAGGTGCAGGCCGTCGCCGAACCGGAGCGCCGGGGCGGTGGTGCCGCGGGAGTGGTGTACCCGCGACGGTGA
- a CDS encoding antibiotic biosynthesis monooxygenase, whose product MTSNDTSPTVLPGVLPDVRRDDAGLVTVDIIESAAVPDRARQRRTADSLLAADRPWNAGLLADSVLLATDGLGVLRYSQWRDEDAYAEAQSRFPAAIAPTTSGAARSVRHRLYRSAVPDDLPAPGVVVVITFDTDGADVGRRFVDALLDRHPVVRGAAPPEGMGSNDFHLAVDGTQVLNWAEFVDERAHQRVVDTALQPDDDVPRLIAETRGLTPRGFRRYLPYGLATPGGRTR is encoded by the coding sequence ATGACCTCGAACGACACCTCTCCGACGGTCCTGCCCGGTGTCCTTCCGGACGTGCGCCGCGACGACGCTGGACTCGTCACCGTCGACATCATCGAGAGCGCTGCAGTGCCTGATCGGGCACGGCAACGCCGGACGGCCGACTCGCTGCTCGCGGCAGACCGTCCGTGGAACGCGGGCCTGCTCGCCGACAGCGTGCTCCTCGCCACCGACGGGTTGGGCGTGCTCCGGTACTCGCAGTGGCGCGACGAGGACGCCTACGCCGAGGCGCAGAGCCGGTTCCCGGCGGCGATCGCACCCACGACGAGCGGCGCCGCGCGCTCGGTGCGCCACCGGCTCTACCGCAGCGCCGTGCCCGACGACCTCCCTGCTCCGGGCGTGGTCGTGGTGATCACGTTCGACACCGACGGCGCCGACGTCGGCCGCCGCTTCGTGGACGCGCTCCTGGACCGCCACCCCGTCGTCCGAGGCGCCGCACCGCCGGAGGGCATGGGGAGCAACGACTTCCATCTCGCCGTCGACGGAACGCAGGTGCTCAACTGGGCGGAGTTCGTCGACGAACGCGCACACCAGCGGGTGGTCGACACGGCGTTGCAGCCGGACGACGACGTGCCGCGCCTCATCGCCGAGACGCGCGGCCTCACCCCGCGCGGGTTCCGCCGGTACCTGCCGTACGGGCTGGCCACGCCCGGGGGCCGTACGCGCTAG
- a CDS encoding DUF4429 domain-containing protein, giving the protein MAEMTSPFGTWTFDGETLRITPGSHRRVHKVRKALGELELPLATIAGVSYEPGRKTGRLRVRLKEGADPLSVAAAGHLPDQADPYQLTVEPEQQQTAEYLVDAVRFTRRGDDEPAAFQQYALPGPAVPVTVSVGEAAVSCDGHRVVLEWGWQAPDVKRKQHRTELPLDSVEGVDWRPNMGLKEGLLRFRVRGVPATLPPESDPHCVRLLWGTENELLTVLVAAAVTARLPHPHAPAESDQPQLAASSVSEESSGALEDVDAVLKRLRELGALHRDGILDDDEFAVAKQALLRRLSG; this is encoded by the coding sequence ATGGCCGAGATGACGTCGCCCTTCGGCACCTGGACCTTCGACGGCGAGACGCTGCGCATCACGCCCGGCTCCCATCGTCGCGTGCACAAGGTGCGGAAGGCACTCGGCGAGCTGGAACTGCCGCTGGCCACGATCGCAGGCGTGTCCTACGAACCGGGCCGGAAGACCGGCAGGCTGCGCGTGCGGCTCAAGGAGGGCGCCGACCCGCTGTCGGTGGCGGCGGCCGGTCACCTGCCCGACCAGGCGGACCCCTACCAGCTCACCGTCGAACCCGAGCAGCAGCAGACCGCCGAGTACCTGGTCGACGCCGTGCGCTTCACCCGACGGGGAGACGACGAGCCCGCGGCCTTCCAGCAGTACGCGCTGCCCGGTCCGGCCGTGCCCGTGACAGTGTCCGTGGGCGAGGCCGCCGTGTCCTGCGACGGACATCGGGTGGTGCTGGAGTGGGGCTGGCAGGCCCCGGACGTGAAGCGCAAGCAGCACCGCACGGAACTCCCGCTCGACTCCGTCGAGGGCGTGGACTGGCGGCCGAACATGGGCCTGAAGGAGGGTCTGCTGCGGTTCCGCGTTCGCGGCGTTCCGGCCACCCTGCCGCCCGAGAGCGACCCGCACTGCGTGCGCCTGCTGTGGGGCACCGAGAACGAGCTGCTGACCGTGCTGGTGGCGGCGGCGGTCACCGCGCGCCTGCCACACCCCCACGCGCCCGCCGAGTCCGATCAGCCGCAGCTAGCGGCCTCGTCGGTGTCCGAGGAGAGCTCCGGCGCGCTGGAGGACGTCGACGCCGTGCTGAAGCGGTTGCGCGAACTCGGCGCCCTGCACCGGGACGGCATCCTCGACGACGACGAGTTCGCCGTCGCCAAGCAGGCCCTGCTGCGCAGGCTGTCGGGCTGA
- a CDS encoding tyrosine-protein phosphatase has protein sequence MLWLDLEGAVNVRDVGGIPTDDGDKIQRGRLLRSDNLQNLSPADVRYLVEHARLNTVVDLRSPTEVAAEGPTPLTRLGHITHVNHSLLPEHGFDATAEALLVRRKREEERYPGDPSCAHYLGYVEERPDSIVAALRAVNQASGAALVHCAAGKDRTGVVVAFALTVAGARREDVIRDYAATGQRLSLILDRLRSSPTYAGNIDSVPEDHHRPRAETMEAFLEQVDKRYGGVPNVLGKNGFTDDELDALYRRLRA, from the coding sequence GTGCTGTGGCTCGATCTCGAAGGTGCCGTCAACGTCCGCGACGTCGGGGGAATCCCCACCGACGACGGTGACAAGATCCAGCGGGGCCGCTTGCTCCGCTCCGACAACCTCCAGAACCTCTCCCCCGCTGACGTTCGGTATCTGGTCGAACACGCACGGCTGAACACGGTCGTGGACCTGCGGTCACCGACCGAGGTCGCCGCGGAGGGTCCCACGCCGCTGACCCGCCTCGGACACATCACGCACGTCAACCACTCGCTGCTGCCCGAGCACGGTTTCGACGCCACGGCGGAGGCACTGCTCGTGCGCCGCAAGCGGGAGGAGGAGCGCTACCCCGGCGACCCCTCCTGCGCCCACTACCTCGGCTACGTGGAGGAGCGCCCCGACAGCATCGTCGCCGCGTTGCGGGCGGTGAACCAGGCCTCAGGGGCGGCCCTCGTGCACTGCGCGGCGGGCAAGGACCGCACGGGCGTGGTCGTGGCGTTCGCGCTCACCGTCGCCGGGGCACGCCGTGAGGACGTCATCCGCGACTACGCGGCCACCGGGCAGCGGCTGAGCCTCATCCTCGACCGCCTCCGCAGCTCGCCCACCTACGCGGGCAACATCGACAGCGTTCCCGAGGACCACCACCGGCCCAGGGCGGAGACCATGGAGGCCTTCCTGGAGCAGGTGGACAAGCGTTACGGCGGGGTGCCGAACGTGCTCGGGAAGAACGGCTTCACCGACGACGAGCTCGACGCGCTGTACCGCAGGCTTCGGGCCTGA
- a CDS encoding helix-turn-helix domain-containing protein, giving the protein MTEPMADRGRGTATALTVPETPPATEMEALPLTTNSHLRQRDLPIDAMRVWTMSFSPVRFRRTPEQIAQCDPSTYNIVLLREGALRRVDGATDVTYQPGDVHLNDSSLPFRLDAHGARTISCVGVELPKAMLALPEDRARSLVGRRLSAREGLGGLLATVLDHIVADHDSYRSADAPRLAVVLRDVLTGLFTNALEDERQYIPAAVHRRDLLLRMQAFIDQQLHNPELGPRLVAAAHNVSTSYVHRLFGEEGITVAGWIRERRLQQARRDLTDPAMHTVPVHHIAARWGFSHHAAFTRAFRAAYGVAPSDLRRDALPRTPWRECQETEEAALTT; this is encoded by the coding sequence ATGACTGAGCCGATGGCCGATCGGGGCCGGGGGACGGCGACCGCGCTCACGGTGCCGGAGACGCCCCCGGCGACCGAGATGGAGGCGCTACCGCTCACCACCAATTCCCACCTCCGACAACGCGACCTCCCGATCGACGCGATGCGGGTGTGGACCATGTCGTTCTCTCCGGTGCGGTTCCGCCGCACCCCCGAGCAGATCGCGCAGTGCGACCCGAGCACCTACAACATCGTGCTGCTGCGCGAGGGAGCGCTGCGACGGGTGGACGGCGCCACCGACGTGACCTACCAGCCCGGTGACGTGCACCTCAACGACTCATCGCTGCCCTTCCGGCTCGACGCCCATGGCGCACGCACCATCTCCTGCGTCGGGGTGGAGCTGCCGAAGGCGATGCTCGCGCTGCCGGAGGACCGCGCCCGGTCACTGGTCGGGCGGAGGCTGTCGGCGCGCGAGGGGCTCGGAGGTCTGCTGGCGACGGTGCTCGACCACATCGTCGCCGACCACGACTCCTACCGGAGTGCGGACGCCCCCCGACTGGCGGTGGTGCTCCGCGACGTGCTGACCGGCCTGTTCACGAACGCGTTGGAGGACGAGCGGCAGTACATTCCCGCCGCGGTGCATCGACGTGACCTGCTGCTGCGGATGCAAGCCTTCATCGACCAGCAGCTGCACAACCCGGAGCTCGGTCCTCGGCTGGTGGCGGCGGCTCACAACGTCTCGACCAGCTACGTCCACCGGCTGTTCGGCGAGGAAGGCATCACGGTGGCGGGCTGGATCCGCGAGCGGCGGTTGCAGCAGGCGCGCCGGGATCTCACCGATCCCGCCATGCACACCGTTCCGGTCCACCACATCGCGGCCCGCTGGGGCTTCTCGCACCACGCGGCCTTCACCCGGGCCTTCCGGGCCGCCTACGGCGTCGCGCCGAGCGACCTCCGGCGCGACGCACTGCCCCGAACACCGTGGAGGGAGTGTCAAGAAACCGAAGAGGCTGCGCTAACGACATAG